In Thermotoga sp. Ku-13t, one genomic interval encodes:
- a CDS encoding HD domain-containing protein, with protein MYYKVSRDPIHSEIFLYPLELLAVDTRPVQRLRQLSQLVGAEWVYPGASHTRFAHSLGVMHIAGLYAERLFQEHAKRRIIRLAGLLHDVGHGPFSHQFDDVVYRRMGLQDGHDEHRERILLELMPIEMFKAYEKISEPRKKEAIRRDLQQTMGIEDVTVESLRMLMQQVNEVFKGEEKGAAEFNVVQGPLGADRLDFLLRDSYYSGTTHFGVGAVDRIIRNSYLKTKDSKPILCYHVKVLDQIYTSLFGRFMMYKNVYFHKTSRAADLMIQEILSLVYKPLRFAERVNDLEKFLDLTDQALFAEIKFEAKKIFEKYRVNDENELESSDLDEDEYNLIEAYKILRRLETRDLWKLIVEISFTAEGADPYVMSVGIVADTLQKIRLRLEKLVDSKEVPDEDRRMLRKLLDDFEVVFKSDTPYKLSLVHPQEFINSNVFLYEPQTDTVISLEDYVKNYPAYKLLASNLVQIVRVYVTEDVRDLLTRYSIVPNVKLQLTTRW; from the coding sequence TTGTACTACAAAGTTTCGAGGGACCCCATCCACTCGGAGATATTCCTTTACCCGCTCGAACTGCTCGCGGTCGACACGAGACCCGTGCAGAGGCTCAGGCAACTCTCTCAGCTCGTGGGAGCCGAATGGGTTTATCCCGGTGCGAGTCACACGCGTTTCGCGCACTCGCTCGGTGTGATGCACATCGCCGGGCTGTACGCAGAAAGACTGTTCCAGGAACACGCGAAGAGGAGAATAATAAGGCTCGCCGGCCTACTGCACGACGTTGGTCATGGTCCCTTCAGTCACCAGTTCGACGACGTGGTCTACCGCAGGATGGGTTTGCAGGACGGTCACGATGAACACAGAGAAAGAATCCTGCTGGAACTGATGCCGATAGAGATGTTCAAAGCTTACGAGAAAATATCAGAACCCAGGAAGAAAGAAGCCATCAGGAGGGACCTTCAGCAGACTATGGGTATCGAGGATGTGACCGTCGAGAGTTTGAGGATGCTCATGCAACAAGTGAACGAAGTCTTCAAAGGTGAAGAAAAGGGTGCTGCAGAGTTCAACGTGGTCCAAGGGCCACTAGGCGCGGATAGACTGGATTTCCTGTTGCGGGATTCTTACTACAGCGGTACGACCCATTTCGGCGTGGGAGCGGTGGACAGGATTATCAGAAATTCTTATTTGAAAACGAAGGATTCAAAACCCATCCTCTGTTACCACGTGAAAGTGCTAGATCAGATCTACACGAGCCTGTTTGGAAGATTCATGATGTACAAGAACGTTTATTTCCACAAAACTTCAAGAGCCGCAGACTTGATGATACAGGAGATTCTGTCGCTCGTTTACAAACCCCTCAGGTTCGCTGAGAGAGTGAACGATCTTGAAAAGTTCCTCGATCTGACAGACCAAGCCCTTTTCGCAGAGATAAAATTCGAAGCCAAGAAAATATTCGAAAAATATCGAGTCAACGATGAGAACGAGCTGGAAAGTTCCGATCTGGACGAGGACGAGTACAACCTCATCGAGGCGTACAAGATTCTGCGAAGGCTGGAAACCAGGGACTTATGGAAACTCATCGTGGAGATCAGTTTCACCGCTGAAGGTGCGGATCCCTACGTGATGAGCGTCGGAATCGTTGCAGACACTCTGCAGAAGATAAGATTGAGGCTCGAAAAACTCGTCGATTCGAAGGAGGTACCCGACGAAGACCGCAGGATGTTGAGGAAGTTGCTCGACGACTTTGAGGTTGTGTTCAAATCCGACACACCGTACAAGCTGTCTCTCGTGCACCCGCAGGAATTCATCAACAGCAACGTTTTTCTGTACGAGCCCCAGACTGACACCGTGATCTCTCTCGAAGATTACGTGAAGAACTATCCAGCGTACAAACTTCTGGCAAGCAATTTGGTTCAGATCGTGCGCGTCTACGTTACCGAGGACGTCAGGGACCTGCTGACCAGATACAGCATCGTGCCGAATGTGAAACTTCAACTCACGACACGCTGGTGA
- a CDS encoding transglycosylase SLT domain-containing protein, which produces MKILKLLVIFLPVQVTLLLSQGVPDWFTDLVVETRSKHGLTTDEAYVTSLYEAIVDVSNRLGIDHLLMIALILAESEFRNVVGMHGELGLTQIKPETARFVCKIYNLNEPEDGWVRLLWDHRLNVEFGALYLKYHLERNNGNILKALEAYNGGNSRSSYAVKVLERYKELMNHSLADR; this is translated from the coding sequence GTGAAAATTCTGAAGTTGTTGGTCATATTTCTCCCCGTGCAGGTGACCTTGTTGCTTTCGCAAGGAGTGCCTGACTGGTTCACAGATCTCGTTGTGGAAACAAGATCGAAGCACGGATTGACCACCGACGAAGCCTATGTGACGAGCCTTTATGAAGCGATCGTCGATGTGAGCAACCGCTTGGGAATAGATCACCTTTTGATGATCGCACTCATACTCGCGGAGAGCGAGTTCAGAAACGTGGTGGGAATGCACGGCGAGCTTGGCTTAACCCAGATAAAACCGGAGACCGCACGTTTTGTCTGCAAAATTTACAACTTGAACGAGCCTGAAGATGGTTGGGTGAGGTTGCTGTGGGATCACCGGCTGAACGTAGAGTTCGGGGCGCTCTACCTCAAGTACCATCTCGAAAGAAACAACGGAAACATACTCAAAGCACTGGAGGCCTACAACGGTGGAAACTCGAGAAGTTCCTATGCTGTCAAGGTGCTGGAGCGCTACAAGGAGTTGATGAACCATTCGCTTGCTGATCGTTGA
- a CDS encoding DUF1385 domain-containing protein — protein sequence MRIGGQAIIEGVLMLGNRVSMAVRDKDGNIVVEDLSESSVTANKLFRVPFLRGFVSLYFSLYFGIKALNRSAELSSGEKIKKSELFWTTVFAFALALGLFVVLPMWITGLFSFLRKNEIAFAIVEGILRLILFVLYVWIISFFPDVKRIFQYHGAEHMVINAYENGEQLQLQKIKKYSTIHPRCGTSFVMIFLFFSVVILSLVSPLASKSLVWRFFSRLVFLPLTAGFAYEFLRISAKGPRLLKILSYPGLFFQKLTTARPDDSQLEVAIAALKRVLPDSAKSEGPEYLG from the coding sequence GTGAGGATCGGTGGACAGGCGATCATCGAGGGTGTGCTGATGCTTGGAAACAGAGTGTCCATGGCCGTCAGGGATAAAGATGGAAACATCGTGGTGGAAGACCTGTCGGAAAGTTCCGTGACCGCAAACAAACTGTTCAGAGTACCTTTTTTGAGAGGGTTTGTGAGTTTGTACTTTTCCCTTTACTTCGGTATCAAAGCTTTGAACAGATCCGCTGAGCTGAGCAGCGGCGAGAAGATCAAGAAGTCCGAACTCTTCTGGACCACAGTGTTTGCGTTCGCTCTTGCACTGGGTCTGTTCGTCGTTTTACCGATGTGGATCACCGGGCTCTTCAGCTTCTTAAGGAAGAACGAAATCGCCTTTGCCATCGTTGAGGGAATCTTACGGTTGATCCTCTTTGTGCTCTACGTGTGGATCATATCCTTCTTTCCAGATGTGAAGAGGATCTTCCAGTACCATGGAGCCGAACACATGGTGATCAACGCTTACGAAAACGGTGAACAGCTCCAACTGCAGAAAATCAAAAAATACAGCACCATCCATCCTCGCTGTGGTACCAGCTTTGTGATGATATTCCTGTTCTTCTCCGTTGTAATACTTTCCCTGGTCAGTCCTCTCGCTTCAAAGAGCCTCGTCTGGAGGTTCTTCAGCAGGCTGGTTTTTCTTCCTCTGACTGCGGGTTTCGCTTATGAATTTCTTCGGATCTCGGCGAAAGGACCAAGACTCTTGAAAATTCTCTCCTATCCGGGTTTGTTCTTCCAAAAGTTGACGACCGCCCGACCCGATGATTCACAGCTCGAGGTGGCAATCGCTGCTTTGAAGAGGGTCTTGCCCGATTCGGCTAAAAGTGAAGGGCCAGAATATCTGGGTTGA
- a CDS encoding HAMP domain-containing sensor histidine kinase produces MFSTLKWRLTITQTILFSLVLGLGLLLAYNATKQVHISRSVELLRQAVTAYLRRPMMGVPRSGLPAGLVIIDSSGEVILGTIDTEHENYRKFLSHVLATKKPTYLKLGNTEYLVVKLLVQTLVGQNEVYLLSPAGGMGDFLKLLARMFLVLWMVFSLFSFLLGHYFVNRSLAPMKRITEELRNINASDLTKRVYDPGGTDEVSELARTINEMLNRLQLGFEMQNDFVNDVSHELRTPLTSIQGYAELIEKFPTNGEIVIESARTIKETAQQLTNLTENLLTLSKPVTKVEIVKMDLRKFLQEEAEEFSKQFRDFVFEVEGEGYGCADLRVLQIVLKALVENAVKFSTQEKRVVLRCGDGWASVKDFGIGIDESERKKIFQRFYKSDRSRSTPGYGLGLALVDKLVKAMGGSIELVSEIGKGSEFIVKLPSC; encoded by the coding sequence ATGTTCTCGACGCTTAAATGGAGATTGACGATAACTCAAACGATTCTGTTTTCCCTGGTGCTCGGGCTGGGATTGTTGCTCGCTTACAACGCGACGAAGCAGGTACACATATCCCGTTCGGTGGAGCTACTGAGGCAGGCTGTCACGGCTTACCTGCGCAGACCCATGATGGGTGTGCCAAGATCAGGTCTGCCAGCCGGCTTGGTCATCATCGACTCTTCCGGTGAGGTCATCCTTGGGACGATAGACACAGAGCACGAAAATTACAGGAAGTTCTTGTCGCACGTTCTTGCGACCAAGAAACCCACTTATTTGAAACTCGGCAACACCGAGTACCTCGTCGTGAAACTGCTGGTCCAGACCTTAGTTGGACAGAACGAAGTGTATCTGCTCTCTCCGGCCGGCGGAATGGGAGATTTTTTAAAGCTTCTGGCACGCATGTTTTTGGTCCTCTGGATGGTTTTCTCTCTGTTTTCTTTCCTCCTGGGGCATTATTTTGTGAACAGATCTCTCGCCCCGATGAAAAGGATCACTGAGGAACTGAGAAACATAAACGCGTCGGATCTGACCAAGCGCGTTTACGATCCTGGAGGAACAGACGAGGTTTCCGAGCTTGCCAGGACTATCAACGAAATGCTGAACAGACTCCAGCTCGGCTTTGAAATGCAGAACGATTTTGTCAACGACGTCTCACACGAACTGAGGACACCTTTGACGAGCATACAAGGTTATGCGGAACTGATAGAGAAATTCCCTACGAACGGTGAGATCGTCATCGAGTCGGCGCGAACGATCAAGGAGACGGCCCAGCAGCTCACGAACCTCACGGAAAATCTACTCACTCTTTCGAAGCCGGTTACAAAAGTGGAGATCGTCAAAATGGACCTGCGAAAGTTTCTTCAAGAAGAAGCTGAAGAATTTTCAAAGCAGTTCAGAGATTTCGTCTTCGAAGTTGAAGGCGAAGGATACGGTTGTGCGGATCTGAGGGTACTTCAAATCGTTTTGAAAGCTCTCGTGGAAAACGCGGTGAAGTTTTCAACGCAGGAAAAGAGAGTTGTCTTACGCTGCGGTGATGGTTGGGCCAGCGTGAAAGATTTTGGCATCGGTATAGACGAATCGGAGAGGAAGAAGATCTTTCAGAGATTCTACAAATCTGACCGCTCCCGATCCACTCCAGGTTATGGACTGGGCCTTGCTCTGGTGGACAAGTTGGTCAAGGCGATGGGTGGTAGCATTGAATTGGTGAGCGAGATAGGCAAAGGAAGTGAGTTCATCGTCAAGCTTCCATCGTGCTGA
- a CDS encoding response regulator transcription factor produces the protein MLIVEDDQKISRLLQILFESHGYEVRIARDGEEAWQTFQLFDPAVVILDLMLPGMDGFEVLERIRSIDDEVGVVVLTARGEVENRIKGLKKGADDYVPKPFHLDELLARVESVAKRVRKRDRFQIGDVEFFPRLRKLRYIGGKEVSLSDRESAILEILCEKRGTAVSREELLERVWGDSENISRNVVDVYVKYIRDKLGEAAKFLKTVRGVGYVLDA, from the coding sequence TTGCTGATCGTTGAGGATGACCAGAAAATATCGCGCCTGTTGCAGATACTGTTCGAGAGCCACGGTTATGAGGTCAGGATCGCCAGGGATGGAGAGGAAGCCTGGCAGACTTTTCAGTTGTTCGATCCTGCCGTGGTCATTCTGGATCTCATGTTGCCTGGAATGGACGGATTCGAAGTGCTCGAAAGAATCAGGTCGATCGATGACGAAGTTGGAGTCGTGGTGCTCACCGCACGTGGTGAAGTCGAGAACAGAATAAAGGGGCTCAAGAAGGGGGCGGACGATTACGTTCCGAAACCTTTTCATCTGGACGAGCTACTCGCGCGGGTTGAGAGTGTGGCGAAGAGGGTGAGAAAGAGAGACAGGTTCCAAATAGGCGATGTTGAATTCTTCCCAAGGCTGAGAAAACTGCGTTACATCGGCGGAAAAGAGGTGAGTCTTTCGGACAGAGAATCCGCAATATTGGAAATACTCTGTGAGAAAAGGGGTACGGCGGTCAGCAGGGAAGAGTTGCTCGAAAGGGTCTGGGGAGATTCAGAAAACATCAGCCGTAACGTGGTCGATGTGTACGTGAAATACATCAGGGATAAGCTCGGGGAAGCCGCAAAGTTCTTGAAGACAGTGAGGGGCGTTGGGTATGTTCTCGACGCTTAA
- a CDS encoding TIGR03936 family radical SAM-associated protein: MYVVLRYKKMGLMRFLSAIDTSSAIERNLRRAGTALEFSQGFHKKPRISFLDPTPTGVFDLALYVRVRVQQYEADLLQRLQKTAVEGLWPAQLWWTDLDINKLVTGYLFKIFVPSDCVDLARFDSQNRISIPEKDKSGAVGDFFKDVHFKKLGRFIAIVYYQDRGNLVKAKYLYESLFVKECQMVLVQRLEAMCGDIELSELLGAKR, translated from the coding sequence GTGTATGTCGTTCTCAGATACAAGAAGATGGGTTTGATGCGTTTTCTTTCCGCTATCGATACTTCAAGCGCCATAGAGAGGAACCTCAGAAGGGCCGGCACGGCTCTCGAATTCAGCCAGGGTTTTCACAAAAAGCCGAGGATCTCTTTTCTCGATCCCACACCCACAGGAGTTTTCGATCTGGCACTTTACGTCAGGGTTCGTGTGCAGCAATACGAAGCAGATCTGCTCCAGCGACTTCAGAAAACTGCTGTGGAAGGTCTGTGGCCGGCACAATTGTGGTGGACGGACCTAGACATCAACAAACTTGTGACAGGTTATCTCTTCAAAATCTTTGTGCCATCAGACTGTGTTGACCTCGCTCGCTTCGATTCTCAGAATCGCATTTCCATCCCCGAGAAGGATAAGTCTGGAGCGGTGGGGGACTTTTTCAAAGATGTTCACTTTAAAAAACTTGGCAGATTTATTGCTATAGTGTATTATCAAGACAGAGGGAACCTTGTTAAAGCGAAGTATCTGTACGAATCGCTCTTCGTGAAAGAATGCCAGATGGTACTCGTTCAAAGGCTCGAGGCGATGTGTGGTGACATCGAACTGAGTGAGTTATTGGGGGCGAAACGTTGA
- a CDS encoding response regulator codes for MSCRVLVVDDSDVLRKIVGFNLTKEGFIVEEARDGVEALEKMASAKPDLVILDIMMPRLNGFEVLKRMRTDPELSNVPVIVLTAKGGEDDARTALQSGANGFLTKPFSPVKLIEEVRRVTGCAR; via the coding sequence TTGAGCTGCAGAGTGCTGGTTGTGGATGATTCCGATGTGCTGAGAAAGATCGTGGGCTTCAACTTGACCAAAGAAGGTTTCATTGTCGAGGAGGCGCGTGATGGGGTGGAAGCCCTCGAGAAGATGGCATCTGCCAAGCCGGACCTTGTGATACTCGACATCATGATGCCTCGCCTGAACGGTTTTGAGGTGCTGAAGCGTATGCGCACCGATCCCGAACTTTCGAACGTACCCGTGATCGTGCTTACTGCCAAGGGTGGGGAGGACGACGCCAGGACGGCGTTGCAGAGCGGTGCGAACGGTTTTCTCACCAAGCCGTTCAGTCCCGTCAAGCTCATCGAGGAAGTGCGGAGAGTGACGGGGTGTGCCCGATAG